One region of Vitis vinifera cultivar Pinot Noir 40024 chromosome 1, ASM3070453v1 genomic DNA includes:
- the LOC100267772 gene encoding uncharacterized protein LOC100267772 — MKNGASVVLKQIIALLTSIAKTKSMAVKSKTSALKSRILMFSFLRSKKVLLHSISEKIHSILGQHGGEDEVGEQSKAVVVLHSEVEWSPSRMYQVVERAEDDDDNGINNDDDGKYPDLTHCLFEEEEVDMRGGSIIDMVKNGKEEGEEFRLEDEIDHVADLFITRFHKQMRMQKLESFKRYQEMLQRGV; from the coding sequence ATGAAGAACGGGGCTTCAGTGGTGTTGAAACAGATCATTGCACTGCTGACTTCCATTGCGAAAACAAAATCCATGGCGGTCAAGAGCAAAACAAGTGCCTTGAAGTCTCGCATACTGATGTTCTCATTCTTGAGGAGCAAGAAGGTGTTGCTCCACTCCATATCGGAAAAGATTCACAGCATTCTGGGGCAGCATGGGGGTGAAGACGAGGTGGGTGAGCAGAGCAAGGCTGTGGTAGTCCTTCACAGTGAGGTGGAGTGGAGCCCAAGCCGCATGTATCAGGTGGTGGAGAGAGCAGAGGATGACGATGACAACGGCATTAATAATGATGACGATGGAAAGTACCCAGATCTTACTCACTGTCTGTTTGAAGAGGAGGAGGTGGACATGAGGGGTGGATCCATTATAGATATGGTGAAGAATGGGAAGGAGGAGGGAGAGGAATTCAGATTGGAAGATGAGATTGATCATGTGGCTGACTTGTTTATAACGAGGTTCCATAAACAGATGCGCATGCAGAAGCTGGAGTCTTTCAAAAGATATCAAGAGATGCTCCAGAGAGGTGTCTAG